In one window of Opitutus sp. GAS368 DNA:
- the alr gene encoding alanine racemase, which yields MNSSSVTIGSRPAWVEIDVARWRRNLAIIRSQLPAPVGWISVIKDDAYGHGALLAARLATEGKAAMLAVCNLGEALQLRQAGVRERILLLGERRPEEFPGCLANDLTCCLGDLELLPDLAAQARKTGRQVPVHLKVNTGMNRYGVPWTAAAEAVTRIEGLTGRPLRVEGVFSHFAMSDEMDKTFAQLQLKRFHESLRRWPDRAGPAPLRHLCNSGGFLDLPEAHLDLVRLGILPLGVYPSAVCRRLPGIEPVMSVKAKITAVRQIQAGDQVGYGLRYTAPTRRDIAVLPVGYGDGFPRVRNAGHVLLQGRRVPIIGGVSMDALMVDVTDVPGTKTGDTVVLMGRDHGEEISAHELARLKQSVSYEILCGWRERLPRIHVNELP from the coding sequence ATGAATAGCTCCTCCGTCACCATCGGATCGCGACCGGCTTGGGTGGAGATCGACGTTGCCCGCTGGCGCCGCAATCTGGCGATCATCCGGAGCCAGCTCCCTGCGCCAGTCGGGTGGATTTCAGTCATCAAGGACGATGCCTACGGTCATGGCGCGCTGCTGGCCGCCCGTTTGGCGACCGAGGGTAAGGCGGCCATGCTGGCGGTTTGCAACCTGGGTGAGGCATTGCAGCTGCGCCAAGCCGGCGTTCGCGAACGCATCCTGCTGCTGGGTGAACGGCGCCCGGAGGAATTTCCCGGCTGCCTGGCGAATGACCTCACCTGCTGTCTGGGCGATCTGGAGTTGCTGCCCGACTTGGCGGCCCAGGCACGGAAGACAGGCCGACAGGTCCCGGTGCATCTCAAGGTCAACACCGGCATGAACCGTTATGGCGTTCCTTGGACCGCGGCGGCCGAAGCGGTGACCCGCATCGAGGGCCTCACAGGACGGCCGTTAAGAGTCGAAGGAGTTTTCAGCCATTTCGCGATGTCGGACGAAATGGACAAGACTTTCGCGCAGCTCCAGCTGAAGCGCTTCCATGAGTCGCTGCGCCGCTGGCCCGACAGGGCCGGGCCGGCGCCGCTGCGGCATCTCTGCAACAGTGGCGGCTTTCTTGACTTGCCGGAAGCCCACTTGGATTTGGTGCGGCTGGGCATACTGCCATTGGGCGTCTATCCCTCCGCGGTCTGCCGCCGCCTGCCGGGGATTGAGCCGGTGATGAGCGTGAAAGCAAAGATCACGGCCGTGCGCCAGATCCAGGCCGGCGACCAGGTCGGTTACGGCCTGCGCTACACCGCCCCGACCAGACGGGATATTGCCGTCCTGCCCGTTGGGTATGGGGACGGGTTCCCCCGCGTCCGCAACGCGGGTCATGTCCTGCTGCAGGGCCGGCGCGTCCCCATCATTGGCGGGGTGTCCATGGACGCGCTAATGGTGGATGTGACGGACGTGCCCGGCACCAAGACCGGTGATACCGTCGTGCTCATGGGGCGTGACCACGGGGAGGAAATCTCGGCCCATGAACTGGCCCGGCTGAAGCAATCGGTGAGCTACGAGATCCTCTGCGGTTGGCGGGAGCGCCTGCCCCGGATCCACGTCAACGAACTCCCATGA
- a CDS encoding RsmE family RNA methyltransferase: MPDFRAYAPTVPAAATEIRLTPEESHHLVTVNRCGRGDPVTAFDGHGREWLTECADASKSGAVLRVKETRPAKARSFEITLAQALPKGSTMDDIVRQATEVGAARIIPLLSERTQVHLDSDRADKKIEKWRTAAIEAAKQCGNPWLPEITPIQNFPSFLTAASGYDLKLIASLHAGTTTLKKTLAIYATKHGHAPRSVLWLVGPEGDFSPGEMTAAITAGCAPITLGPLVLRSDTAAVYALSILSHELQHS; encoded by the coding sequence ATGCCTGACTTCCGCGCTTACGCCCCGACCGTCCCCGCCGCGGCAACGGAAATCCGGCTCACGCCCGAGGAGAGCCATCATCTCGTGACGGTGAACCGCTGCGGGCGCGGCGATCCGGTGACCGCGTTCGACGGCCACGGCCGGGAGTGGCTGACCGAGTGCGCCGATGCCAGCAAGAGCGGCGCGGTGCTGCGCGTAAAGGAAACCAGACCGGCCAAGGCCCGTTCGTTTGAGATCACCCTCGCCCAGGCCCTGCCGAAGGGCTCGACCATGGATGACATCGTCCGCCAGGCGACCGAGGTCGGCGCCGCCCGCATCATCCCGCTGCTCAGCGAACGCACGCAGGTCCATCTCGACAGCGATCGCGCCGACAAGAAAATCGAGAAATGGCGCACCGCCGCCATCGAGGCCGCCAAGCAATGCGGCAACCCGTGGCTGCCCGAGATCACGCCAATTCAAAATTTTCCCAGCTTTCTCACTGCCGCTTCCGGCTACGACCTGAAGCTCATCGCCAGCCTGCACGCCGGCACCACGACCCTGAAGAAGACGCTCGCCATCTACGCAACGAAGCATGGCCATGCCCCGCGTTCGGTGCTCTGGCTGGTTGGTCCCGAGGGGGATTTCTCCCCGGGCGAGATGACCGCCGCCATCACCGCCGGCTGTGCGCCCATCACCCTGGGCCCCCTCGTGCTGCGCAGCGACACGGCGGCCGTCTATGCGTTGAGCATCCTGAGTCACGAACTGCAGCACTCTTAA
- a CDS encoding zinc-binding alcohol dehydrogenase family protein, translating to MLQITLDEPGRFSATTAAPEPHPAPGEALVRVHRIGVCGTDLHAFAGKQPFFSYPRVLGHELGVEVIDPGTESHDLKAGDRCSVEPYLNCGRCIACRRGKPNCCTELKVLGVHVDGGMRPLLTLPARKLHHSAKLDYEQLALVETLGIGAHAVERAEAKKADYILVIGAGPIGLSVIQFAAVTGATLAVMDLSEPRLAFCRQLGVKHTVAAGPDAAAQLKAVGNGDLPTIVIDATGNPKSMAGTFDLAAHGGRIVLVGLFQGDLTFNDPNFHRRELTVCASRNALPGTFRDIIALVEAGKVDTRPWTTHRFKLGDTPTVFPKDIAGNPAVLKAMIEV from the coding sequence ATGCTGCAGATCACCCTCGATGAACCCGGCAGGTTTTCCGCCACCACGGCCGCGCCGGAACCGCACCCCGCGCCGGGCGAGGCGCTCGTCCGCGTCCACCGCATCGGGGTCTGCGGCACCGACCTTCATGCCTTCGCCGGCAAACAGCCCTTCTTCAGCTACCCGCGCGTCCTCGGTCACGAGCTGGGCGTCGAGGTCATCGACCCCGGCACCGAATCGCACGACCTGAAGGCCGGCGACCGCTGCTCTGTCGAGCCCTACCTCAATTGCGGCCGCTGCATCGCCTGCCGCCGCGGCAAGCCCAACTGCTGCACCGAACTCAAGGTCCTAGGCGTCCATGTCGACGGCGGCATGCGCCCGCTGCTGACCCTGCCCGCCCGCAAGCTTCACCACTCCGCCAAGCTCGACTACGAGCAGCTCGCGCTCGTCGAGACACTCGGCATCGGCGCCCACGCCGTTGAACGGGCCGAGGCAAAAAAGGCCGACTACATCCTCGTCATCGGCGCCGGCCCCATCGGGCTCAGCGTCATCCAGTTTGCCGCCGTCACGGGCGCCACGCTGGCCGTGATGGACCTCAGTGAGCCGCGCCTCGCGTTCTGCCGCCAGCTGGGCGTGAAGCACACCGTCGCCGCCGGCCCCGACGCCGCGGCGCAACTCAAGGCCGTTGGCAACGGCGACCTGCCGACGATCGTGATCGATGCCACCGGCAACCCGAAGTCCATGGCGGGCACCTTCGACCTCGCCGCGCACGGCGGTCGCATCGTCCTCGTCGGGCTATTCCAAGGCGACCTCACCTTCAACGACCCGAACTTTCACCGCCGCGAGCTGACCGTCTGCGCCAGCCGCAACGCGCTGCCCGGCACCTTCCGCGACATCATCGCCCTCGTCGAGGCCGGCAAGGTCGACACCCGGCCTTGGACCACCCACCGCTTCAAGCTCGGCGACACGCCGACGGTCTTCCCCAAGGACATCGCGGGCAATCCCGCCGTCCTCAAGGCCATGATCGAGGTATGA
- a CDS encoding phosphoribosylamine--glycine ligase translates to MALGVGSFAYSVMQILQEAGANVGTYLTRDYGHYPPSMAGPTYTRDSHPSPVPLIRTNGVQLVIPQSIDWARQPWADDLQATGVGILSPTGEGMRIERERDFAQELCRSHGIPFPRSFVAANLDEARAIINRHTRPYVIKNPLCSPASPVHTIVCDSAVATREWLKQVDFAEGVFLQEYAGKAEAGHIALVSGGDVCSFVTNQEYKRAFAGDQGIVAGAPLGGLVERDPGDKYGLARELLHPLRPWFRKVNYHGPIQVTAARQGGRWTVLEYNIRLGVTSGAMLLRQLENPLEVLLQTARNQPLTPVFRRDRDFGCSVTLAGYGYPYTQVVGPPMPVDLLGPIDMAGCDLWWNEAGLSPDGRWLALGHRICDVIGFGACVEDAIAVAYRNIRRLHSPGSYFRPDIGQSLWPPGHE, encoded by the coding sequence ATGGCCCTGGGTGTGGGTTCCTTCGCCTACAGCGTCATGCAGATCTTGCAGGAGGCCGGAGCCAACGTCGGCACCTATCTGACCCGGGATTACGGCCATTATCCGCCGAGCATGGCCGGGCCGACCTACACCCGGGATTCCCACCCGAGTCCCGTGCCGCTGATCCGGACAAATGGCGTGCAACTGGTCATCCCTCAATCGATCGACTGGGCCCGGCAACCCTGGGCGGATGATCTGCAGGCCACGGGAGTGGGCATCCTCAGTCCCACCGGGGAAGGCATGCGCATTGAGCGGGAGCGCGATTTCGCGCAGGAGCTTTGCCGTTCCCACGGCATTCCCTTTCCCCGGTCATTTGTGGCGGCCAACCTGGATGAGGCGCGGGCCATTATCAACCGTCACACCCGGCCCTACGTCATCAAGAATCCGCTCTGTTCCCCGGCGAGTCCCGTGCATACGATCGTGTGTGATTCTGCCGTCGCGACCCGGGAATGGCTGAAGCAAGTGGATTTCGCCGAGGGGGTGTTTCTGCAGGAATATGCGGGGAAAGCCGAGGCCGGCCATATCGCCCTGGTGAGTGGAGGCGACGTTTGCTCCTTCGTTACGAACCAGGAATACAAGCGGGCCTTTGCGGGCGACCAAGGGATCGTGGCCGGCGCCCCGTTGGGCGGCTTGGTCGAAAGGGATCCGGGCGACAAATACGGTCTGGCGCGGGAACTTCTCCATCCCCTGCGACCTTGGTTCCGAAAGGTCAACTACCACGGACCGATTCAAGTCACCGCCGCGCGACAGGGGGGGCGGTGGACGGTGCTGGAATACAATATCCGCTTGGGGGTTACTTCCGGGGCCATGTTGCTGCGCCAGTTGGAAAACCCCCTCGAGGTGCTGTTGCAGACCGCGCGCAACCAGCCCCTGACCCCGGTCTTCCGCCGGGATCGCGATTTCGGGTGCTCGGTCACCCTGGCTGGTTATGGCTACCCCTACACTCAGGTCGTGGGGCCGCCCATGCCGGTCGACCTGCTGGGCCCGATCGATATGGCCGGCTGCGACCTGTGGTGGAATGAGGCGGGCCTTTCACCCGACGGGCGCTGGCTGGCCTTGGGCCATCGGATCTGCGACGTCATTGGTTTTGGTGCGTGCGTTGAAGACGCGATCGCCGTGGCCTATCGCAATATCCGCCGCCTGCACAGCCCCGGCAGCTATTTCCGCCCCGATATCGGCCAGTCCCTCTGGCCCCCCGGCCATGAATAG
- a CDS encoding amidohydrolase family protein, which translates to MRVASHFSRGLAPLVLALLGVTASAKDVVIHAGTLVDGVAPAPRHNVSILIHNDRITAVEPGFQTPAGSEIIDLSTQTVLPGFIDCHVHIAAKLPSQVNATEDWLTHSELDRAFDGAVFTRAMLQQGFTSARDVGGGDDTVAVRDAINAGKIAGPRLWVSLEPLGPTAGHGDPRNGLDAGLSHPGWTNGIVNTPEEARLRVREHKRRGANVIKIMPSGGIASTGDDPRQQLMTDEEMRAAVDTAHALGLKVAAHIYPAGAIEAAVRAGVDSVEHGSFATAQTFALMKTHGTYLVPTLTVFEVYYVAARDHPELLSPGTAPKELANDLLPKQNFPLAVKSGVAIAYGTDIGEGDHTMEFGLMIAGGLSPMDAIFTATRNAADLLGVADRIGTIQPGRLADIVAVPGDPLSDSAQLQHVAFVMKAGTVYRQGGHATLAGAQ; encoded by the coding sequence ATGCGTGTCGCGTCTCATTTTTCCCGCGGCCTCGCGCCGCTCGTGCTGGCCCTGCTCGGCGTTACGGCTTCGGCCAAGGATGTTGTCATTCATGCCGGGACCTTGGTCGACGGCGTGGCCCCGGCGCCGCGGCACAACGTCAGCATCCTGATCCACAACGACCGCATCACGGCGGTCGAGCCCGGCTTCCAGACCCCGGCGGGGTCGGAGATCATCGACCTTTCCACCCAGACCGTGCTGCCCGGCTTCATCGACTGCCACGTGCACATTGCCGCCAAGCTGCCCAGCCAGGTGAATGCCACGGAGGACTGGCTCACCCATTCCGAGCTGGACCGGGCGTTCGACGGCGCGGTCTTCACCCGGGCGATGCTGCAGCAGGGCTTCACCAGCGCGCGCGATGTGGGCGGCGGCGATGACACCGTCGCCGTGCGCGACGCGATCAACGCGGGCAAGATCGCCGGGCCCCGGCTCTGGGTTTCGCTGGAACCGCTCGGCCCGACGGCGGGACACGGGGATCCGCGCAACGGCCTGGACGCCGGGCTGTCCCATCCCGGCTGGACCAACGGCATCGTCAACACCCCGGAGGAGGCCCGCCTCCGTGTGCGCGAGCACAAGCGCCGCGGCGCGAATGTGATCAAGATCATGCCCTCGGGCGGCATCGCCTCCACCGGCGACGATCCGCGCCAGCAGCTCATGACCGATGAGGAGATGCGCGCCGCCGTCGACACGGCCCATGCCCTGGGCCTGAAGGTCGCCGCACACATCTACCCGGCGGGCGCCATCGAGGCGGCGGTCCGCGCCGGCGTGGATTCCGTCGAGCACGGCTCGTTCGCCACGGCGCAGACCTTTGCGCTGATGAAGACGCATGGCACGTATCTGGTGCCCACCCTGACGGTGTTCGAAGTCTACTATGTGGCCGCCCGGGATCATCCGGAACTGCTTTCGCCCGGCACCGCGCCCAAGGAGCTGGCGAACGACCTGCTGCCGAAGCAGAATTTCCCGCTGGCGGTGAAATCCGGCGTCGCAATCGCCTATGGCACCGACATCGGCGAGGGTGACCACACAATGGAGTTCGGCCTGATGATCGCCGGCGGCCTGTCGCCGATGGACGCGATCTTCACGGCGACGCGCAATGCCGCCGACCTGCTCGGTGTCGCCGACCGCATCGGCACGATCCAGCCGGGCCGTTTGGCCGACATCGTGGCCGTGCCCGGGGACCCGCTGAGTGACAGCGCCCAGCTTCAGCATGTTGCGTTCGTGATGAAGGCCGGCACCGTGTATCGGCAGGGCGGACATGCCACATTGGCCGGCGCGCAGTAA
- a CDS encoding family 16 glycosylhydrolase, which translates to MKTRFQPLQGPGALLCLIILLAAARLEAATPTLIWSDDFNQPDNSAPDPAKWTYDLGDNGWGNDELETYTDSRDNSYITTDPAATDGKALVIRIINANGSYTSARLKTQGLFNASYGRIEANLRVVNGNGLWPAFWLLGADIGSVGWPACGEIDVMEILGKAPGKLYGTLHGPGYSGANGIGNTFTLPDGALFSDAYHVFAVDWSPNKIVWSVDGMVYHSVTPADLPAGTAWVFNNSPAFIILDLAVGGFFADAPDSSTPLQASYLVDYVRVYGLPSDAPTGGTATPAMSANQLNLSWTAPDLKGFALTGYHLDRATDSGFTQNLVQRDLGMATMLTDSQLGGGATYYYRVSATTRGGTSDFSAVFSGTAPATDTTPPPMPAPTPTHPPSQGGGGGGAVSLWFLALLSLLSLVRRYSRHPRESGFSVCQTKPCRRLVPGVGVEPTRL; encoded by the coding sequence GTGAAAACGAGATTCCAACCCTTGCAAGGCCCCGGTGCGCTTCTGTGCCTTATCATTCTGCTGGCCGCGGCCCGGCTCGAAGCCGCCACCCCGACCCTGATCTGGAGCGATGATTTCAACCAGCCGGACAACTCCGCTCCCGATCCCGCGAAATGGACTTACGATCTCGGCGACAACGGCTGGGGCAACGACGAACTCGAGACTTACACCGACTCACGCGACAATTCCTACATCACGACCGACCCCGCCGCGACCGACGGCAAGGCGCTCGTCATTAGAATTATCAACGCGAATGGCAGCTACACCTCGGCGCGCCTGAAGACCCAGGGCCTTTTCAACGCCAGCTACGGCCGGATCGAAGCCAATCTCCGGGTCGTCAACGGCAACGGCCTCTGGCCCGCGTTCTGGTTGCTCGGGGCTGATATCGGCAGCGTCGGCTGGCCCGCTTGCGGCGAAATCGACGTCATGGAAATTCTCGGCAAGGCTCCGGGCAAGCTCTACGGCACCCTCCACGGCCCGGGCTATTCCGGGGCCAACGGCATTGGCAATACCTTCACGCTGCCGGACGGAGCGCTCTTCAGCGACGCCTACCACGTGTTCGCCGTGGACTGGTCGCCCAACAAGATCGTCTGGTCCGTGGACGGCATGGTTTATCACTCCGTCACTCCCGCCGATCTCCCGGCCGGCACCGCCTGGGTTTTCAACAACTCGCCGGCCTTCATCATCCTCGATCTTGCCGTGGGCGGTTTCTTCGCCGACGCTCCCGATTCCTCCACTCCGCTCCAGGCATCCTACCTGGTGGATTACGTGCGCGTTTACGGCCTGCCCTCGGACGCGCCGACCGGCGGAACCGCCACCCCCGCGATGTCGGCCAACCAGCTCAACCTTTCGTGGACCGCGCCTGACCTGAAGGGCTTCGCGTTGACGGGCTATCACCTCGATCGCGCGACCGACAGCGGTTTCACCCAAAACCTGGTGCAACGCGATCTCGGGATGGCCACCATGCTCACCGATTCACAGCTGGGCGGCGGCGCCACCTATTACTACCGCGTCTCGGCGACAACCCGTGGCGGCACCTCCGATTTCTCCGCCGTGTTTTCAGGAACTGCGCCAGCCACCGACACCACGCCGCCCCCCATGCCCGCTCCCACCCCGACACACCCCCCGTCGCAAGGCGGCGGCGGTGGCGGTGCGGTCTCGCTCTGGTTCCTCGCCCTGCTCTCACTGCTCAGTCTCGTCCGCCGTTATTCCCGGCACCCACGCGAGTCCGGATTTTCAGTCTGCCAAACGAAGCCTTGCAGAAGGCTGGTGCCCGGGGTGGGGGTCGAACCCACAAGACTTTAG
- a CDS encoding HAMP domain-containing sensor histidine kinase yields the protein MIAPPQAGSRGLASFRLKLLLAMMLVVTAATALALFFAQRSAAANFKRELEREFQGDLAALHSIQEIRHAALAERCRALARRSRIHAALEDNALDLLYPSARDELLDVMDGGQQDAWETETHAFHARFYRFLDGRGVVIPPPDSRDVGALPTAEEALLSLGAVPGQAQTGYLWRQGADADDAIDEVIAMPITSTENGQPVAALVLGFKPIALPATPAAPGMRRGLWIQGRLHLPGVTEADRAEITRQLAADQTKLHFQLELAGVPSLLLYLRLNPGSLFPPAYEVCLYPLTDSLVRQRRLFWQFSAAGGLLLLGAFIASHILARRLSVPVEQLAVDSAENQAQRQRAEAALELTHEELQRSARFSADASHQLKTPVTVLRAGLEELLAGEKLTGEVREEVSSLVHQTFRLTSVIEDLLLLSRMDAGRLQLNLAPVDLIQLIAGWLDDLSALPDPLNLDLETDFPAAVFVEGEKRYTTLILQNLLENARKYNRPGGRIRITVRVADGWAVLIIGNTGPTIPAAAQADIFQRFHRGAMGENLPGHGLGLNLARELARLHHGDLRLTRSDSDWTEFEARFRLAPTPSAPTSRPT from the coding sequence GTGATCGCCCCGCCCCAGGCCGGCTCGCGGGGTCTGGCGAGTTTTCGCCTCAAGCTTCTGCTGGCGATGATGCTGGTGGTCACCGCGGCGACCGCGCTGGCCCTGTTCTTTGCCCAGCGCAGCGCCGCGGCCAACTTCAAGCGCGAGCTCGAGCGAGAATTCCAGGGCGACCTGGCGGCCCTGCACTCGATCCAAGAAATCCGGCACGCCGCGCTCGCCGAGCGGTGCCGCGCCCTCGCCCGCCGCTCGCGGATCCACGCGGCGCTCGAGGACAACGCGCTCGATCTGCTCTACCCCAGCGCCCGCGACGAACTGCTGGACGTGATGGACGGCGGCCAGCAGGACGCCTGGGAAACGGAGACCCACGCGTTCCATGCCCGCTTCTACCGGTTCCTCGACGGCCGGGGCGTGGTCATTCCCCCGCCGGACTCCCGCGACGTGGGCGCCTTGCCGACCGCCGAGGAAGCCCTGCTTTCCCTGGGCGCCGTGCCCGGCCAGGCGCAGACCGGCTATCTCTGGCGGCAGGGCGCCGACGCCGACGATGCCATCGACGAGGTCATTGCCATGCCGATCACCTCCACCGAGAACGGCCAGCCCGTCGCCGCGCTCGTGCTCGGCTTCAAGCCAATCGCCCTGCCAGCCACGCCCGCGGCCCCGGGCATGCGCCGCGGCCTCTGGATCCAAGGCCGGCTCCATCTGCCCGGCGTGACGGAAGCGGACCGCGCGGAGATCACGCGGCAGCTGGCGGCGGATCAGACCAAGCTCCATTTCCAGCTCGAGCTCGCGGGGGTGCCCAGCCTGCTGCTCTACCTGCGGCTGAATCCCGGCTCGCTCTTTCCCCCGGCCTACGAGGTCTGCCTCTACCCGCTGACCGACTCGCTGGTCCGGCAGCGGCGGCTGTTCTGGCAGTTTTCCGCCGCGGGCGGGCTGCTGTTGTTGGGCGCTTTCATCGCCAGCCACATTCTTGCCCGCCGGCTCTCGGTCCCGGTCGAGCAACTCGCCGTGGACTCGGCGGAAAACCAGGCGCAGCGGCAGCGGGCGGAGGCCGCGCTCGAGCTGACCCACGAGGAGCTGCAGCGGTCCGCCCGGTTTTCCGCGGACGCCTCCCACCAGCTCAAGACGCCCGTGACCGTGCTCCGCGCCGGGCTCGAGGAACTGCTGGCCGGGGAGAAACTGACCGGCGAGGTCCGCGAGGAAGTGTCCAGCCTGGTCCACCAGACCTTCCGCCTGACCAGCGTGATCGAGGACCTGCTCCTGCTCTCGCGCATGGATGCCGGCCGGCTGCAGCTCAACCTCGCGCCGGTGGACCTCATCCAGCTCATCGCGGGCTGGCTGGACGACCTCAGCGCGCTGCCCGACCCGCTCAACCTTGACCTGGAGACCGACTTTCCGGCGGCCGTATTTGTCGAAGGGGAGAAACGCTACACGACCCTGATTTTGCAAAACCTGCTGGAAAACGCGCGCAAATACAACCGCCCCGGCGGCCGCATCCGCATCACGGTCAGGGTCGCGGACGGTTGGGCCGTCCTGATCATCGGCAACACCGGCCCGACCATCCCCGCCGCCGCGCAGGCGGATATATTCCAGCGCTTTCACCGCGGCGCCATGGGGGAAAACCTGCCGGGACACGGCCTGGGCCTCAACCTCGCGCGGGAACTCGCCCGACTCCACCACGGCGATTTGCGTCTGACGCGATCCGACTCAGACTGGACGGAATTCGAAGCCCGTTTCCGCCTCGCCCCCACCCCTTCCGCCCCCACGTCCCGCCCGACATGA